One Nitrospinota bacterium DNA segment encodes these proteins:
- a CDS encoding aminotransferase class IV produces MPEFYSHNGKIVERSSCALSPFDRSFMLGDGLFETVLVRGGVAVWLREHYERMKGSAAFFGIAFPFAFDDVAEWSARLIEAEGVQHGFLRIALSRGTSQTGRFADLPDDTRMAIIAGNSAPRAEMPIITAAIAPWPVNERDPAVRHKTASRIGAVYAKARAGEMGVDELLFCNTQGAVAEGIYSNIFWMKDQELYTPSAECGILAGIARAKVLAAARKLGVKTNVGAYGIDAPRGAEELFFTNSLMVISRCGAFDGVAKDANRIMAALEQLIFSEL; encoded by the coding sequence ATGCCGGAATTCTATTCACACAACGGAAAAATAGTTGAGCGCTCGTCGTGCGCCCTGTCCCCCTTCGACCGGAGCTTCATGCTGGGCGACGGGCTGTTTGAGACCGTGCTGGTGCGCGGCGGCGTTGCCGTGTGGCTGCGGGAGCATTACGAACGGATGAAGGGGAGCGCCGCGTTCTTTGGCATCGCGTTCCCCTTTGCGTTTGACGATGTGGCGGAGTGGTCCGCGCGGCTTATCGAAGCCGAAGGCGTACAGCACGGTTTTCTGCGCATCGCGCTTTCGCGCGGCACATCGCAAACGGGGCGTTTTGCCGATCTGCCGGATGATACGCGGATGGCAATCATCGCGGGAAACAGCGCGCCGCGCGCCGAAATGCCGATAATCACCGCCGCCATCGCGCCGTGGCCGGTCAACGAACGCGACCCGGCGGTGCGGCACAAAACGGCGTCCCGCATCGGCGCGGTATATGCGAAGGCGCGCGCGGGGGAAATGGGCGTGGATGAACTGCTCTTCTGCAACACGCAAGGAGCGGTGGCCGAAGGGATTTATTCGAACATCTTCTGGATGAAGGATCAGGAACTCTATACGCCGTCGGCGGAGTGCGGCATCCTGGCGGGGATAGCGCGGGCGAAAGTCCTTGCCGCCGCGCGCAAACTCGGCGTGAAAACCAACGTCGGCGCGTATGGCATCGATGCTCCGCGCGGCGCGGAAGAACTTTTTTTCACCAACTCTTTAATGGTAATTTCGCGTTGCGGCGCATTCGATGGCGTTGCGAAGGATGCAAACCGCATAATGGCCGCGCTGGAACAGCTAATTTTTTCAGAACTGTAG